The Episyrphus balteatus chromosome 3, idEpiBalt1.1, whole genome shotgun sequence genome segment ttttattaaaaaaaccttcattatttatttattctcaaGTTTTGGTattctaaaaacaaatatttcactTTTTGTAAGCTTGATGTTGCTACAATAATTTACTTTTAACACAGTTGTTACATCTTAAGTTTATGGCTTCATTTATTTATCAGAACAGAATTTATTTATGTTCTGTAACTGATAGATCTCTGTGCTTTGCAAGAATTACAAAGTGTGCGAATTTCTTGTGAAAGACCACACATCTCCGTTGTGACAACCCATTgctcttaaaaaaaactacacggCTATTTAAATCGTTCAAAAATCCTGATGTTATAAAAGTTAAAACATTTGGTTAAACAACATTCCCAACTGGGAGTGAAAACTGtgattattttattgtttcaaaTATTCAAGGCCCTCTACTTCCATAAAAGCTGAACCCTTCCACTCTGTCTATGAGTGATACATGTTTTAAGTTTatttgaatttcataagaattttttatatattttttctatacCTTTTATCGCCACTTTATTCcaaatttctttaataaaattttcgtatttttatttcCTTGCAGGTTTTCACAGTCAAAGATTCCCTGAGAATTCCAATTGCCGTATTGAAAGCCGGTGAAACACGTGCCCTCAATCCCGATGTTGAATTCTATGACACTTCAGTCACATTCAAACTAATCAAGGGCAACGGACCAGTGTACATTCTTGGCCAGAACCTCAAGGATGATGTTGAAGTTGTTGACATGGAAGACGAAGATACCGACGAAGAAGATGATGGTGAGGAGGAGGAAGATGAGGCCCACCCACCAAAGAAGAAGCAAAAGGTTGAAAACAACAGTGATgccaaaaatactaaaaacaacAAGAAGAAATAAATAACCCAAGCAaatgggttttattttttctagttTCCCCAATCCAACacctctaaacaaaaaaaaacaacaactttccCTTTTGCAGTTTAAATTaggttaaaattttaatttttaaacataaactataaaaaaaataaacaaaaaaaaaagaaaataatgtaaacagaccaacaaaaaaaaagtcatctaTATCAGCTGCAATTGATATATCTTtgttttcagttaaaaaaaaactctgcagCTCTTCCTTTTGTCGGGAGACTCGTTTTTAGTAAAGACACACTTCGAGTGTCTAATTCCAAGACAACAACAAGCAACATcttgttttataatttaagtGACAATTATAaagaaactaataaaaaacaaaaaaaaaaaactttttttttgctcggaTAGAAATAATCAaattgaactttgaaaaataagaaaacgttcttcttccaaaaataaattcaaagaaatGGCTTTTAACTTTTTAGCAATATATGTATTTCCACCTCTTTTGCCTAGCACAATCTAAAAATCGGGAATATATTGCAATTTGTTAAAATGTTATCTTCAAAAgttctattaaaaattaatttaaaaaaagaacttatCTAAGATTGTACAGTGAAGAAATTGTAATTCATATCTACAATACATACTTTtgattgcattacaaaaaaaataaaacatttattgtAAAAGTGTGACGAACAACATCTCAGACACACAGGAAGAACACACTCAAAAACCTTGAACTaaaatacattttgaatttcttttgaaTCCAattgtatatacaaaaaattaaattaaaaaaaaaaaaaaacaacaaaaaaaatgataactgaaaacaaataaagtttgtttaccatttttaaacaaaagaattgatttttttttactttaatttaattgagTTTATATCTTGTGTGAAGTACATAACGCCACTTTTAAAGATGCATCGTTATATCATTTTTCTTTATATATATAAAGATTAGTTTTTTCAAGtagaattgatttattttatcaaaaaacatttatttttaaacagaattgaatttaaaagaattgattttaatccatataacttgaaaatttttattgaacttcGGCCATGAGAATTTTGCCACACACGAAAGTAAAAAGTTTCTTTCTAGCAAAAA includes the following:
- the LOC129915775 gene encoding nucleoplasmin-like protein, whose translation is MAEESFYGVTLSGQDSTVEWDVISNDEDFPRGQKLIIKQILLGAEAKEDEYNVVEVFTVKDSLRIPIAVLKAGETRALNPDVEFYDTSVTFKLIKGNGPVYILGQNLKDDVEVVDMEDEDTDEEDDGEEEEDEAHPPKKKQKVENNSDAKNTKNNKKK